The sequence TATGTGACCTGGGTAATGCTGTTCATGAAAAGGCGCGCCTTACTCGATTACCAGTACTTCGATCAGTCCTCTGGAAATCAAAGCGGTTTCTTATCGATCATAAATGGAATGCAGGAAATTAAACTGAACAATTCTGAAAAGAAACACCGCTGGCAATGGGAAGCTTCGAAGATCCGCCTCTTTAACCTGAGTGTGAAAAATTTGTCACTCGCTCAAATACAAAACATTGGCGGCGTTTTTATCAATGAAATAAAAAATATCATCATTACCTTTCTGTCAGCCAGAGCTGTTATAAACGGTGAGTTAAGTATTGGTGGAATGATGTCGGTACAATACATCCTTGGTCAATTGAATTCTCCAATAAACAACCTGATAGTTTTTATCCAGACCCTGCAAACCGCTCTCATAAGCGTAGAGCGTGTTTCAGAAATTCATGATAAGGAGGATGAGGACGATGTGACGCAAACAAAGCTAACCACTTTAAAAGCAGACAAGTCGATTATTTTTCAGAATGTGAGTTTCAGATATGGGGCCAGCAACATGCCTTTGGTTTTAAATAATCTGAATTTTATGATCCCGCAGGGCAAGGTCACAGCCATTGTGGGTGCAAGTGGCAGTGGTAAGACAACCCTGCTTAAAATATTACTTCGCTTCTATGCTGTGAATGAAGGAACTATTCTGGTGGGAAATAGTAACATCCATAATTATAACATTCAGTTCTGGCGAAGTAAATGTGGGATCGTGATGCAGGATGGGTTCTTGTTTCCGGATAGTATCGCGAAAAATATAGCTGAATCGGAAGTGGACAATGCTATTGACAAAGAAAGACTTTATCATGCCGCTCATATTGCCAACCTTACTGAATTCATAGAAAGTTTACCGATGGGCTATAATACAAAAATCGGATCAAACGGCGCCAATTTGAGTGGCGGACAAAAACAAAGAATTTTAATTGCCAGAGCCGTTTATAAAAATCCTGATTTCCTATTCTTTGATGAAGCAACCAGTGCCCTGGATGCGAACAATGAAAAAGTGATCATGCAAAACCTGGAAGAATTTTACAAAGGTAAAACCGTTATCATAGTGGCCCATCGTTTAAGTACTGTTAAGAATGCCGATAAGATCATTGTCCTCGAAAAGGGGGCTATTCGCGAAGAGGGCAGTCACATTAACCTTGTGGACAAACGTGAATTGTATTATACCTTAATTAAAAATCAATTGGAACTGGGAAACTGATGGAAGAGCTGAAGGGAAAAATAAATGATGTAAACGAAGAAAGCGAATTCGTGCGGGACGTGCTGGAAAAACAACCCTCCTGGATGTTGCGGTTTGGACTTATTTTATTTTCTTCCACCGTTCTTCTTGTTTTTGTTTTTCTCTATTTTATAAAGTACCCGGATGTATTAACCGCAGATATCACGCTTACCACTTTGAACCCACCTGTAATTATGGTTGCTAAAAACAATGGTAAACTTGTAGCGCTTCTTGTGAAAAACAAAGACCTGGTTAAGAAAGAGCAGACTATCGCCGTGATAGAGAACACAGCGAATTACCTGGACGTTCTGAAGCTTTCAAAAAGTTGTGAAACCCTGGCAAATCAACTGAAAACAAAAGATACACTGACATCTTATTTCATAAAGGAAGGTTTAAAAGTAGGGGAGTTAACGCCCACTTATTTGCTTGCTTTAAAATCTATAAAAGATCTGAGTCTTTACAACACTGTAAATTCATACAAGAGACAAATAGAATTATTGCAAAATGATTTGTTTAACTACAACGATCTTCTCGCCAAATATAAACGCCAGGAGGCAATCAATAAAGAACAACTAAAACTATCGCAGACCGATTATAACCGCGACAATTCTTTGTTTGAAGACAAAGCAATTTCTGCCCGGGAGTTGGAAAACAAAAAAAAGGAATATTTGACGGCTCAAAACAACAACGAACAAATACAGATCACCATCTCCAATTGTTTGATCCAGATGAATACTATTGAAAAAAATATTCTTCAGTTAAAAATTCAGGATTACCAGGATCAGTCGCGTTTTAAAAATGAACTTCTACAGAATTTAAAGAGCCTGCAATCGGAAATAAGTAGCTGGAGACAACTCTATTTGATAGAAAGTCCGGTAGAAGGCCACATCTCTTTTTTTAATGTGTGGACTATTAACCAGAATCTCAAAACCGGTGACGAGCTTCTCGCCATTGTTCCCTACCAAAGCGAGCACTTTATCGGTAAATGTTCTTTGCCTGTTTTAAATTCGGGGAAGCTCCAGGTAGGTCAGCATGTAAATATCAAATTAAATAACTACCCCTCTGAAGAAAGCGGCATGCTTCGGGGCACGGTTGAGAATATTTCAGAAATGCCTAACAAAGATAATTTCGCCATCGATGTAAAGTTGAATGAAGGCCTGGTGACGTCTTATAAAAAGAAATTGGTTTATAAGCAGGAAATGAAAGGCAAAGCGGATATTATTACTGAAAATGTTTCTGTTCTGGAACGAATTCTCTTCACTTTTAAAAGACTCCTCGATAAAAATACCTGAGTTTACCGCCAGGCTGATCAATGCTTCGTTTAATTATTTAAATTTACCGGAGTGTTTAAAAAGTCTTTGCATTTATGAAAGTCCTCCTGGCAGATTCCAATCATCCTGTGCTTTATGAAACCCTCAGCGCCGCGGGCATTCAATGCGATCACTATTGGACTAAGTCAACAGAAGAACTCCTTCAAATTCTACCGGAATATGAAGGACTTGTGATAAGGAGTAAGTTCAGGCTCACCAAAGAAGTTCTGGAAAAAGCCACGCACCTTAAGTGTATCGGCAGAGTGGGAGCAGGTATGGAAAACATTGACGTTGCTTTCGCTACTTCAAAACATATTGTTTGTCTTTGTGTGCCGGAAGGTAATCGTGATGCAGTGGGGGAGCAGGCGATCGGAATGTTGCTCATGCTTTTAAATAATTTAAAAAAGGCAGACGCAGAAGTTCGCCAGGGCATTTGGATCAGAGCCGAAAACAGAGGTTTTGAAATAAAAGATAAAACCGTTGGCATTATTGGTTATGGCAATATGGGTTCCGCCTTAGCAAAAAAATTATCAGGTTTTGAATGTAAAATTCTTGCTTACGATAAATACAAAACACATTTTGGCAATGACTATGTAACCGAATCATCGCTTGAAGATCTCTTTGAACAGGCTGATATCCTGAGTATTCATCTACCGCTCACCGACGAGACTCAGTATATGATCAATAGCAGTTTCCTTAAAAGCTTTAAAAAAGAAATATATGTCATAAACACAGCCCGCGGCAAATGTGTAAAAACCGATGATCTCGTAGGGGCTTTAAAATCGGGAAAAGTAAAAGGCGCCTGTCTTGATGTATTAGAATATGAAAAAGTGTCTTTCGAAGGGATAGCTACAGATCAAATGCCTGCTCCCATGAAATTTCTGATAGATTCGGAAAAAGTAATTTTAAGCCCACACATCGCTGGCTGGACGCACGAAAGCAATTATAAAATGAGTAAACTTATTGCGGAAAAAATGATCGCTGTATTGCACCAGAATACTTGATCTCACTGCGCCTTAGTGATCTTAGTGTCTTAGTGCTAGATCTGTATTAGGATAAACTAAAAATTCAAGGTGTAAACCGGACTAGCTACACTATTAGAACGATGCCCTTTAAGATCTATCACAAATCCCGTGAACTTAATAATCTTTTGCGCATCATTTATGCGAAACTCTCTTAGCGGAATAAAAATCTCCCCTTTAATAGACTTTCCTTTGTAGTAACCATTATCCGGCTGTACAATAGTATTGGTGATTCTGAAAGTATCCTGGGTAATAGGGTCTTTATCTACATCAAACTTACCTGTTGCTGTGTTGTAAAAGAAAGGAATAAAAATAACATTCGGTCCCTGGGTGTTATTGTCCATAAAAATATCGCCATCACCATCCTCATATCCCAGGGAGAGCACAGCTGTATCCCTACCTGTAAATTCAGATTTTTGGGCATGCAAAAGATCTTTGTATTCAATTACAGGCACAGGATCTTGGATCAGGCGCAAAATCTGTGGAGTAAAATTTAGGCAAATAGTTTAGAGAGTCTAAATAGGAAGAAATTTACATCTGTAACTCCTCGGTATTGCGCTCTAAAAGCTTTGATTTTCGCATTAAATGATTCGGCTGAGGCATTAGTACTTCTGTTATTAAAGTAGTTTAGTATTCTTTTGTAATTGTTTTCAATGGTTCTGGATAGGGTATTGAAGGTCTTGAACCCAGATTGGGCAACCTCTTCATGCCATTTGGCTAATCTTGTAAACGCATATATTTTCTCTTTTGTATTGCTGTAGATCCAGGATAATTTTTGAGCCAGACCATACGCTTTTTTAATATCAGGATAACGATCAAAAAGTATGTTAGCTCTTTGGGATTGTTCTAAAGTCCAGTTGTGTTCGGCTTTGTAGAGTAAATAGCGGCTTCTTGCGAGTAGTTGTTTGAGAGTCTCACCATTACTTAAAATTTCAGGGACATAAGCTCTTTTGTTTTTCCGGGATTCGTCAATGCCATTATTTTCAGCCTCTATAGCTTCCCAACGATGTCTTATTCTTATTTCCTGGAGTGCTTCGGTAGCTAACTGTTGAACATGGAAGCGATCAATAACCATACTTGCATGAGGAAAACATTTTTTTACGATTAACCCCATGCTACCCGCAAGATCCAGTGTGACTTCACGAACTCTCTTTCTAAGATGTAAGGGGATACTTTGTAGCAATGAGATTATGCTCTCCGAGTGAGTCCCCTTTAAAATCGCAACTATGGTACCCTTCTTCCCTTTTGCCGCTTTGTTGGAGAGGATTGTGTAAAGCTCTGAGTGTGATAAACAGGTCTCATCAATGGATAAATAAGGACCAATGTTTTCAGGAAATATAATTCCTTGTTCGGCTTTATTCTTGTATTTCCAATCGTTATAATCACTTAATTTCTTACGATAGTAACGCTGAAGCTTTTTGCCATTAATGCCGTAAAATGAGCCTATAGTTTTAATGCTATGCGCATGCGTATCAACTAATTTCTTTTAAAAAAGCCGCAAAATCGTTTGTGATTCGCGTCCCTTTTGTAATGATATCCCAATTACGAAAAACTACACTTCCGGTCTCCTCATTAAGCCAGCGACGACGCTTGACATGCAGAAAAACATTGTGCCCCCGAATCGGAAAATCTTGTATAGTTACCTGATCAAAAAAACCTTTTGAAGTTAATCGGACAGTCGCGTACTCAGCAGGAATAGTGCTTATCTCTTGTAAATACAAATCAATGCGCTCGCTTTCTGAGTCTTTTTTATAACCTGTGAGTTCAAAATAATCGCAAATCCCCTCAGGTAATACTATTTTTAAAAAGTCATTGTAGGATGGGTCCATAGTTAGTTTTAGTCCCCGTAAAATTCAGATTATTTTTTCTTCCCCACAACTTTTGCGCCTGATCCAGGATCTTTCGTTTTAGGTTTTACGCAGGAATAAGCAATCAGGCCACTCAAAAATATAATGAGAATATAACGCATCTTTTAAGAATCAATATCTAAATTTACAAAATTAAATAGTTTAAGGACTTTACCGGTTGTTAAAAAACGAAAATAATATCTTTGAAATTAGCTCTGCAGAAGACTTCTTAAAGCAAGCCCTTGAAATTTTTCAGTTTCAATACCGGGAAAATTTGATCTATAAAAAATGGGTTGATCTTTTAAAAGTAAAACCCTCTCAGGTAACAACTCTTGCCGGAATTCCTTTTTTGCCAATAGAATTTTTCAAAAAATTTGAGGTGGTTTCGTCTCCGGTAAATTCTGAAACCGTTCAGTTTACAAGTAGCTCTACCACTTCACAAACGCCTTCTACACATTTCGTAAATCAAATAAATCTTTACGAAAAAAGTTTTTTAAAAAGCTTTGAGCTCTTCTACGGCAGTCCGAAAGACTATTGCATTCTGGCACTATTGCCAAATTACCTGCAGCGTAGCGGGTCTTCGCTGGTTTACATGTGCAAAGACTTAATAGAAAGGTCAGAACACCCGTTCAGTGGGTTTTTTCTGGACAATGTGGACGAGTTGATTGAGAAGATAACTACATTAAAAACTGAAAATCAAAAAATTTTGCTCATTGGGGTCTCTTATGCTTTGATGGATCTTTGTGATAAAAATGTAGCACTCAATTCTAATTTCATTGTAATGGAAACAGGTGGTATGAAAGGCACAAGAAAAGAGTTATTAAAGCCGGAACTACACACTTATTTAAAAAATGGCTTTAGAATAGATACTATTCACAGCGAGTATGGAATGACGGAATTATTAAGTCAGGCCTACAGTAAAAAAGAGGGGTTATTTGAAGCTCCGCCCTGGATGGGCTTTATGACGAGAGAAGTAGACGATCCTTTAAAAATAAGAACCGATCACAAAACAGGGGGCATTAATGTGATTGATCTCGCAAATAGGTATTCCTGTTCTTTTATTGCGACAAAAGATCTCGGGAGAATTAATGCCGATGGAAGCCTTGAATTAATGGGGCGTTACGATCATAGTGATGTGAGGGGATGTAACCTCATGATGGGAGATTTTTGATAATGAACCACTACGACAATAAGGTCACTGAGTTGTACTGAGAAAATTACCGAGTTGTAATGAATTTTAATTATGAGATCAGAACACAAAAAGACTTAGTGCTCCTTGGGTTCTAAGTGCCTTAGTGGTAAAACAGCACTAACCTTGGCGGCCAGCGAGTAAGAACATCACCGCCATACGCACCCACAACCTGCAAGTAAAAACATCACGACCATCCGCACGGCTACAGATTCTTAACCGATATTACAATAAGGTCACTGAGTTGTACTGAGAAAATTACCGAGTTGTAATGAATTTTAATTATGAGATCAGAACACAAAAAGACTTAGTGCTCCTTGTGTTCTAAGTGCCTTAGTGGTAAAAAAGCACTAGCCTTGACGGCCAGCGAGTAAGAACATCACCGCCATACGCACTGCCACACCATTTTCCACCTGTTCAAGAATAATAGATTGTTTGCTGTCTGCTACATCGCTGGTAATTTCAACACCGCGGTTAATCGGTCCAGGATGCATCACGATTATTTTCTTAGATAGGCTGTCGAGTAATTCCTTATCAAGACCATACAGCATGGTATACTCCCTTAAAGAAGGAAAATATTTTATGTCCTGGCGCTCTAATTGAATGCGCAGCATATTTGCCACATCGCACCAGTCAAGAGCTTTTTTTAAATTTGGTTCTACCTCTACACCTAAAGAAGTAATGTATCTTGGAATAAGAGTAGGTGGCCCGCAAACTTTTACAATGGCTCCTAATTTTTGAAGACAGAAAATATTTGAAAGTGCCACACGTGAGTGTAAAATATCTCCAACAATCACAATTTTTTTACCTTTCAGGTCTCCTAATTTTTCCTGCATAGAGAATGCATCCAGCAAGGCTTGTGTAGGATGTTCGTGCGCGCCGTCTCCTGCATTTACAATTTTCGCGTCAATTTTTTTTGACAGGAACATTGCTGCGCCAGGACTCGCGTGACGCATCACGATCATGTCCACTTTCATGGCCAGGATATTGTTTACCGTATCTACAAGCGTTTCTCCTTTTTTTACAGAAGAGTTGGAGGCTGAAAAATTTATAACATCGGCACTTAAACGCTTTTGAGCCAATTCAAATGACAAACGGGTACGTGTAGAATTTTCGAAAAATAAATTCGCAACTGTTAGATCGCGAAGAGAGGGAACTTTTTTAATGGGACGATTAAGTACTTCCTTAAAATTTTGAGCAGTACTTAAGATTAATTCAATATCGTTTTTTGTAATTTGTTTTATTCCGAGGAGATGATTGACGCTTAAATGGCTCATTTTCTTTTTTGAATCCTTCCCGACGACGATCAGGTTAGGGTGAATTTTCAAAAGTTAAAAGTAACTTTTATATTTTACATTCTAAATTATTTTTTCAGGTAGCGGTCTTTAATCACATTCATATGATGTATCGCGTGTCCGCAGGTTAGGAAGCCAATTGCCAGTACCGTAGTCTTTCCTATGGCAGTATTCCCGGCATTTAACAAAGTACCTGGTGAAAAACCTTTAAATAAGGATAGGGTAGCTTTTCTAACTGTTTCAAATTCCTGTAGAATGTCCTCAAGCGTTCTTTCGCTCAGTTCTGCATTAGCGGCATAGTCATTCTCTTCAAAAGATAAAGGTTGCTGAGCATCTCTGCGGGCAAAACGCAATGCCCGGTAAGCGAAAATACGTTCTGTGTCTACCAGGTGCATAATTACTTGCTTAATGGTCCATTTGCCGGGTGCATAAGCGTAATCTTCCATCTCTTTGGGGATAGAGGAAATGAAATTCTGAAGATCTTCCCAGTTACGCGTTAAAGCAAGGTTCACATCTTCCTGGTTCACCAGTGGAATATACTGGCCATAGTATTCCGGATAGGTTCCTTTTTCTGGTCTCATTTTTTAGTAGTGAGTAATTAGTAGTAATAATAAGTACTTAGTATTCTGGTTAAAAATACCTAAGAAAATGTTCTGCTTTTGTGTATAACACCGAAGCGAACTTTGTTCTGCTTTGGTGTTATTTGTCTACCAGCGTTACCTTATCTGCGCCATCTGTTTCTTTCCACTCTACGCGCACATTTTGTGTGGAAATGGAATCGATAGTGATACCAATGTATTTTGCCTGGATGGGAACATTCCTGGAAAGCCTTCTGTCTACCAATACCAGTAACTCTACATCCTTCGGACGGCCGAATGCCAGCATAGCATCCAGTCCGGCACGTATGGTTCTGCCTGTAAAAAGAACATCATCTATCAATACCACATTTTTATCTTCAATAATAAAATCAATATTGGTGCGGTTGGGAATGAGTTCTTTTTTCCGGAAATCGTCGCGGTAAAAAGTCGTGTCTAATTCTCCACAATGAATGTGTTTTGATTTTAAAATGCTTTGCAACTCCTTCTGAATGCGGCGTGCGAGATAAATACCGCGCGGCTGCAATCCAATAATTACCGTTTTACTAAAATCGTTGTGTACCTCAATTAATTGGTGGCACAGGCGTTTAAGGGTAACATCGAATTGGGTTTTTTCTAATAGGATTTTTGGACGCACGGTAAAAACTTTTCAGATTATAAGGTTTAAAGATAAATATTTTCTGCAATCTAAAGAGCTTTGCTGAACTTTGCTTTTTAACCTGTGGAAGTTTTATTCTTTGTTCTTGCTGTCAAGAATAATCGTCACCGGACCTTCATTTACGAGGCCTATTCTCATATCAGCGCCAAATACGCCCGATTTACAAGGCTTTCCTAGTGCAAGTCCTAGTTCAGAAAGAAAGCTTTCGTAAAGAGGAATGGCTTGATCAGGTCGCGCCGCTTTAATGAACGAGGGACGGTTTCCTTTTTTTGTGGAAGCATGTAAAGTAAACTGGCTCACCACTAAAATCTCGCCACCCACTTGTTTTACATCGAGATTCATTTTTCCGTCCGCATCTGAAAAAATTCGCATGTTCACGGCCTTTGCAACCAGGTAAAGCAAATCTTCTTCCGTATCGGCTTCTTCAATTCCAGCTAAAATTAAAAGACCTTTTTGTATAGAAGCGTGAATCTGACCCTCAATAGTAACACTGGCCTCTGCAACTCTTTGAATTAGCAATCGCATGATTTATAATGAACCAAAATTAATCAGCCGCTAAGCTTTCTGTTTGAATTTATTAATAGCGTTTATAGTGAATTCACTTAAAACCAATTTACCACTCATGCCTGCGCGTTCAACCAGTAAAGTATCCCAATTCTCGGTGCCTTCCCACATGATTTTTTTTAGCATAGCCATAGCTTCGGGATTGCTCGCGGCGAGTTTGTTGGCTAATGCATCAATGCCTTTGTCCATCTCCTCAATGGTAGTAAATAACTCCGCGTATAAATTTTTTTCTTTGGCCCATTGCGCTGTTTGAAATTCGGTAGCGTTAATGGTTAACTGACAGAAGGCTGCTGTTCCCACTTTACGTTCAACGGCTGGTCCAACTACAAATGGCCCGATACCAACTGCCAACTCACTTAATTTTACAGCAGCTGCATCGGTTGCAAAAGTATAATCAGCGCTGGACGCAATACCCACGCCACCACCCACAGCCTTGCCCTGTATGCGCGCTATAACAAACTTAGGAGCTTTACGCATAGCATTAATAACCATGGCAAAACCAGAAAAGAAGTGTGTTCCTGTTTCTAAATCTTTAATCGAGATTAATTCATCAAAACTGGCGCCTGCGCAAAAGGTTTTATCGCCTTCGCTTTTTAACACGATAACTTTGGCAGCATCATCTTTTCCTACTTTTTCAATTTCTGCAGCGAGGTTACGTAATTGCGTCCCCGGCATTGAATTGCTTTGAGGATGAAAAAAAGTGATTGTTCCTATCCCGTTTTTTATTTCTGATTTTACGAAGGCTTCCATTTTATTTCGAGTTTCAAGTTTAAATGTTTCGGGTTCTGTGTTTACACAGAACCCGAAATAAAAATAGCTACTATAGAATTGTTATACGATCATCGTCACCGGATTCTCGATAAAGATTTTAAGTGTCTGTAAGAATTGTGCGCCGGTTGCGCCATCTACCGTGCGGTGATCGCAGGCAAGACTCAACATCATGGTGTTGCCAGGAACTACCATGTTGTTTTTCACAACCGGTACTTGTCTTATTGCTCCTACCGATAGTATACAAGAGGCCGGAGCATTGATGATGGAAGTAAAGGATTCAATACCAAACATACCCAGGTTGGAAACTGTAAAAGTATTTCCTTCCCACTCTGCAGGTTGTAGTTTTTTATCTTTTGCGCGTTTACCAAAATCTTTAGCTTCCGCTGAAATTTGCGATAAAGATTTTTGATCGGCAAAACGAATTACCGGAACCAATAAACCGTCTTCTACAGCTACTGCCATACCGATATGGATATGAGAGTTGAAACGTACTTTATCTCCCATCCAACTTGTATTAACTTGTGGATGTTTGCGTAAAGCCGCTGCGCAAGCCTTTATAACTAAGTCATTAAATGAAACTTTAGTGTCAGGAATGGCGTTTATTACATTACGGGCAGCCATGGCGTTATCCATGTCTACTTCGATATTGAGATAAAACACCGGAGTGTTTTGAGTGCTTTCTAATAAACGACGGGCAATGGTTTTACGCATTTGCGAAGCGGGTTCATCTCTGAATTCTTCTTTTCCTAACGGTGCAGAGCTTGTTGCTGTTTTGGCTCCTGAAGCAGAGGCCGCTGCAGGTTTGTAATTTTCAATGTCTGCTTTTGTAATACGGCCGTTTTCAGCAGTACCTTTTACTTTACCGAGGTCAATTCCTTTTTCTTTAGCTAATGCTTTTGCCAAAGGCGACGCCTTTATTCTGCCGTCGGCGCTGGTATGTGTTTCTTCGTCTTTCCCGACTGCGCCCGAAGCGGCATCTGTTTTTTTAGCATCTGAGTCTTTTTCTTCAGACGCTTCTTTCTTTTCAGGAGTTTCCTTTTTCTCTGCGCTTTCTGAAGATGCTTTAGATGAGCCTCCACCAGATTGAACGGATGCTAAAATTGCCTTTACATCTTCATCGCCTTTTCCTAATATCCCAATAATGCTATCTACCGGGGTCGCTTTGCCTTCTTCAATACCCTGGTAAATCAAAACACCATCCTGGAACGATTCAAATTCCATGGTAGCTTTATCAGTTTCAATATCTGCTAATAATTCTCCGCTTTTTACTTTATCGCCAACTTTTTTATGCCATTTCGCAAGAACACCTTCCGTCATAGTATCGCTGAGTTTCGGCATACGCACCACTTCTACCCCTGCAGGTAAAGCTTTTGGGGCACTGCTTTCAGACTTTTTCTCGTCCTTCTCTGCTACGCTCGAAGTGACAGACTCTTTAGATGTAGATTCTTTTTTAACCTCTTGTTTGTTGTCCGACTGCTTACTTTCTCCAGAGCCTCCGTCAAGGAGTCCGCTAATATCTTCCCCTTCTTTTCCTAAAATAGCAATGATAGAATCTACGGGAACAGCTTGTTTTTCCTGTACGCCAATGTGCAACAAAACACCATCCTGGAAAGATTCAAATTCCATAGTTGCTTTATCGGTTTCAATATCGGCAAGCAATTCTCCGCTTTTTACTTTATCCCCAACTTTTTTATGCCACTTAGCAATAACACCATCGGTCATGGTATCACTTAATTTGGGCATTTTTACTACTTCGGCCATACTTTTATTTAATTAGAAATGGAAAATTAAAACTTAATTCGTTGTTGATTTATATGCGTCTGAAAATTATTCTATAATGTATGGGTAGTTTGGTTCGGCATA is a genomic window of Sphingobacteriaceae bacterium containing:
- a CDS encoding pyruvate dehydrogenase complex dihydrolipoamide acetyltransferase, translating into MAEVVKMPKLSDTMTDGVIAKWHKKVGDKVKSGELLADIETDKATMEFESFQDGVLLHIGVQEKQAVPVDSIIAILGKEGEDISGLLDGGSGESKQSDNKQEVKKESTSKESVTSSVAEKDEKKSESSAPKALPAGVEVVRMPKLSDTMTEGVLAKWHKKVGDKVKSGELLADIETDKATMEFESFQDGVLIYQGIEEGKATPVDSIIGILGKGDEDVKAILASVQSGGGSSKASSESAEKKETPEKKEASEEKDSDAKKTDAASGAVGKDEETHTSADGRIKASPLAKALAKEKGIDLGKVKGTAENGRITKADIENYKPAAASASGAKTATSSAPLGKEEFRDEPASQMRKTIARRLLESTQNTPVFYLNIEVDMDNAMAARNVINAIPDTKVSFNDLVIKACAAALRKHPQVNTSWMGDKVRFNSHIHIGMAVAVEDGLLVPVIRFADQKSLSQISAEAKDFGKRAKDKKLQPAEWEGNTFTVSNLGMFGIESFTSIINAPASCILSVGAIRQVPVVKNNMVVPGNTMMLSLACDHRTVDGATGAQFLQTLKIFIENPVTMIV